The Gemmatimonas sp. UBA7669 genome segment ACTGGCGGCGGCCATCGCGGATGCCGCGGCCGCTGCCGGTGGTGCACCCGTTGTGGATGCCACCGGGCAGTTGTCGCTGCTCGGCTCGGCCGCCCTGCTCGCACGGTGTCAGGTGCTGATCACCAACGACTCCGCACCGCTGCATCTGGCCAGTGCCATGAACACGCCGACGGTGGCGTTGTTTGGCCCCACGGTGCCCGCGTTCGGATTCGGTCCGCTGGCTGAGCGGCGGACGGTGGTGGAACACCCGCAGCTTGAGTGCCGGCCCTGCCACGCACACGGCCCCCCGAGTTGTCCGCTGGGGCATTTCCGCTGCATGCAGGACCTGAGCGCGGTCACTGTGCGGCAGGCCGTGCATCAGCTCTCGCCCCCCGAGCCCCAGCGGTGACGTAGTCGCTGGTGGTACACTCCCTGCGACCGGAACAGGTCCTGAGCCGTTATCTTGTTTCTCCATGACCATGGCCCCCACCAATCCGGACTCGCAGTTCATCATTGGCGTCGACCTCGGCGGCACCAACATTGTCGTCGCCGCCATGTCGCATGACGGCGCGCACCTGCTGGGCATGCAGAGCGCGCCCACGCTTGCGGCGGAAGGCGCCGAGTCGGTAGTGCGGCGCATGGCGCAGATGGTGGCGACCACCATCGACACGGTGGTGCGTGAGACCGGCGTGTCGCGCGATGCGGTGGTGGGCGTGGGACTCGGTGCCCCCGGCACGGTTGACCGCAAGAACGGCGTGGTGCTCGCTGCCCCGAACCTGCGCTGGTCCAACTATGCGCTGGTGGAGCGCATGACTGCGCTCACCGGCCTGCCGGTGCGCATCGACAACGACGCCAATTGTGCCACCTACGGTGAGTGGTGGCTTGGCGCGGCGCGTGGTGGCACCAACGTGATTGGCGTGACGATCGGCACGGGTGTGGGTGGCGGCATCATCATCGACCGGCAGTTGTATCACGGATCCAGTGACGCAGCTGGGGAAATCGGCCACATCACCATCGACCCTACGGGCCGTCGCTGTGGCTGTGGCAACTACGGCTGCCTCGAGGCCTATGCCTCCGGCAGCGCCATTGCCGGCCGCGCGCGCGAGGCGCTCGAGCACGACGAAACCAGCACCCTGCTGGCGCTCGTGAACGGCGACCTGTCGCAGATCACGGCGGCGCTGGTCTATCAGGCCGCCGCTGACGGCGACGATGTGGCGCTCGAAATCGTGCGCGACACCGCCAAGTTTCTCGGCGCCGGTATTGCCAACCTGCTCAACATCTTCAATCCCGACGTGGTGGTGATTGCGGGTGGTGTGACGCAGGCCGGCGACGATCTGTTCACACCGCTGCGCACCGA includes the following:
- a CDS encoding ROK family protein, translated to MTMAPTNPDSQFIIGVDLGGTNIVVAAMSHDGAHLLGMQSAPTLAAEGAESVVRRMAQMVATTIDTVVRETGVSRDAVVGVGLGAPGTVDRKNGVVLAAPNLRWSNYALVERMTALTGLPVRIDNDANCATYGEWWLGAARGGTNVIGVTIGTGVGGGIIIDRQLYHGSSDAAGEIGHITIDPTGRRCGCGNYGCLEAYASGSAIAGRAREALEHDETSTLLALVNGDLSQITAALVYQAAADGDDVALEIVRDTAKFLGAGIANLLNIFNPDVVVIAGGVTQAGDDLFTPLRTEVRRRAFKSVTDTCRIVPGTLPGTAGVVGAVASYIAQTTGRPPA